One Paracoccus sp. TOH DNA segment encodes these proteins:
- a CDS encoding ABC transporter permease, translating to MPQSHPLRRMPALRTIGALIFREMSTSYGKSPGGFIWTVLEPVGGIALLTVIFSLAVRVPPIGSSFALFYASGLLPFMMFLDISRKIAQSLSFSKQLLFYPGVTFVDAIIARFVLACMIHALVFVIVVSGIIYYDNIELILDLPKVVLAFLMSAGLALGVGCMNCFLMRRFPVWANVWAIITRPLFLLSCIFISFESIPMPFRDYLWFNPLIHIVGTSRSGFYSTYRAGYVEPLYVALLAAVLFGAGLALLTKWHRDLAQR from the coding sequence ATGCCCCAGTCCCACCCGCTGCGCCGGATGCCCGCCCTGCGGACCATCGGGGCGCTGATCTTCCGCGAGATGTCCACCTCGTACGGCAAGTCGCCGGGGGGCTTCATCTGGACCGTGCTCGAGCCGGTGGGCGGCATCGCGCTGCTGACGGTCATCTTCTCGCTGGCGGTGCGGGTGCCGCCGATCGGCTCCAGCTTCGCGCTGTTCTATGCCTCGGGGCTGCTGCCCTTCATGATGTTCCTCGACATCAGCCGCAAGATCGCGCAATCGCTGTCCTTCTCGAAGCAGCTGCTGTTCTATCCCGGCGTGACCTTCGTCGATGCGATCATCGCCCGCTTCGTCCTGGCCTGCATGATCCACGCGCTGGTCTTCGTCATCGTGGTCAGCGGGATCATCTATTACGACAATATCGAGCTGATCCTGGACCTGCCCAAGGTGGTGCTGGCCTTCCTGATGTCGGCCGGCCTGGCCCTGGGCGTAGGCTGCATGAACTGCTTCCTGATGCGGCGCTTCCCGGTCTGGGCGAATGTCTGGGCGATCATCACCCGGCCGCTGTTCCTGCTCTCCTGCATCTTCATCTCGTTCGAGAGCATCCCGATGCCGTTTCGGGACTATCTCTGGTTCAACCCGCTGATCCACATCGTCGGCACCAGCCGCTCGGGTTTCTATTCGACCTACCGGGCCGGCTATGTCGAGCCGCTCTATGTCGCGCTGCTGGCCGCGGTGCTGTTCGGCGCCGGCCTGGCGCTGCTGACGAAATGGCACCGCGACCTGGCGCAAAGATGA